A genomic stretch from Leptospira johnsonii includes:
- the argC gene encoding N-acetyl-gamma-glutamyl-phosphate reductase: MSEISIIGAGGFTGKELLGLLARHPKYKAVHITSDKLAGKSLSEVFPDLVSPKDLVFKKHEDEVPKGSLVVLAVPNDASLELTPKFLDKGHKVIDLSGVYRLHNQEKFETNYKLKHTSFSLTDKAVFGIPEIFREKLKGADFVSNPGCFSTSVILALYFLGNLRKEIKPRIVADCKSGISGAGGRVEDSGFSFNGVYENFRAYKILSHQHEPEIQEYCYSGSGLSEPEILFVPHLLPVYRGILSTIYLEANSENLPFLETLTENSKSEPFIRVRKTPEEIDLAKVQNTNFLDISLKQRGKNITIVSALDNLMKGAASQALQNINLMLNERETLGLLP, encoded by the coding sequence ATGTCAGAGATCAGCATCATCGGAGCAGGCGGATTTACAGGAAAAGAATTATTAGGACTACTAGCGCGCCATCCAAAATACAAAGCGGTGCATATAACTAGCGATAAACTTGCGGGCAAATCTCTTTCCGAAGTTTTTCCAGACTTGGTTTCTCCTAAAGATCTAGTTTTTAAAAAACACGAAGATGAGGTCCCTAAAGGTTCACTCGTTGTTCTCGCAGTACCAAACGATGCTTCCTTAGAGTTGACTCCAAAATTCTTAGATAAAGGTCATAAGGTAATCGATCTTTCCGGAGTCTATCGTCTTCATAACCAAGAAAAATTCGAAACGAATTATAAATTAAAACATACTAGCTTCTCTTTAACAGACAAGGCGGTATTCGGAATCCCGGAAATATTCAGAGAGAAACTGAAAGGTGCGGACTTTGTTTCCAATCCTGGCTGCTTCTCCACTTCCGTAATCCTTGCATTGTATTTCTTGGGCAATCTCAGAAAAGAGATCAAACCGAGGATTGTTGCCGACTGTAAATCTGGGATCAGCGGAGCCGGAGGAAGAGTAGAAGATAGCGGATTTTCATTCAATGGAGTATATGAAAACTTCAGAGCTTATAAAATTCTGAGCCACCAACATGAGCCAGAGATCCAAGAGTATTGTTATTCTGGGTCCGGACTTTCTGAGCCTGAAATTTTATTCGTACCTCATTTACTTCCTGTGTACAGAGGGATCCTATCCACGATCTATCTAGAAGCTAATTCCGAAAATCTACCTTTCTTAGAAACTCTGACGGAAAATTCTAAATCGGAACCTTTTATCCGCGTCAGAAAAACTCCGGAAGAGATAGATCTTGCAAAAGTGCAAAATACGAACTTCTTGGATATCAGCCTTAAACAAAGAGGCAAAAACATCACGATCGTTTCCGCTCTGGACAACTTAATGAAAGGGGCGGCAAGCCAGGCATTACAAAATATAAATTTAATGTTGAACGAGCGGGAGACTTTGGGCTTACTTCCCTAA
- the recA gene encoding recombinase RecA produces the protein MKKQKEEAAGLDDSKRQAIDQAMTQIEKQFGKGSIMRLGSASASVIAPVIPTGSLDLDIALGVGGYPLGRIVEIYGPESSGKTTLTLSAIAECQKKGGVAAFIDAEHALDPAYAKKLGVNLEELLVSQPDNGEEALEICESLVRSNAIDIIVLDSVAALVPKAEIEGDMGDSHMGLQARLMSQALRKLTGTISKSKTVVVFINQIRMKIGVMFGSPETTTGGNALKFYSTIRLDIRKIETLKEKEEATGNRVRVKVVKNKMAPPFRQAEFDIIFNSGISRESSLVDLAVKHDIISKSGAWYSYNTEKIGQGKEAAKEYLKANPETAFQIENMVRDLNGLPPLAADGKLPPAQPSEEVQKAAG, from the coding sequence ATGAAAAAGCAAAAAGAAGAAGCAGCAGGTTTGGACGATTCCAAACGCCAGGCGATTGATCAGGCAATGACCCAAATCGAAAAACAATTCGGTAAGGGATCCATTATGCGTTTAGGATCTGCATCTGCAAGCGTAATCGCCCCTGTGATCCCTACAGGGTCCTTAGATCTGGATATCGCCCTCGGTGTCGGCGGCTATCCATTAGGACGGATCGTAGAGATCTATGGTCCAGAATCTTCTGGTAAAACTACTCTAACCCTTTCTGCAATTGCTGAATGTCAAAAAAAGGGCGGAGTCGCTGCATTTATCGATGCAGAGCATGCCTTAGATCCTGCTTATGCAAAAAAGCTGGGAGTCAACTTAGAAGAACTACTTGTTTCCCAACCAGACAACGGAGAGGAAGCATTAGAAATCTGTGAATCATTAGTACGAAGTAACGCAATCGATATCATTGTCTTAGACTCGGTTGCCGCTTTGGTCCCGAAAGCGGAGATCGAAGGTGATATGGGAGATTCACATATGGGTCTGCAAGCAAGACTTATGTCCCAAGCACTTCGTAAACTGACTGGAACCATTTCTAAATCGAAAACGGTAGTGGTTTTCATTAACCAGATCCGTATGAAGATCGGTGTGATGTTCGGTTCTCCCGAAACAACCACCGGAGGAAACGCTTTAAAGTTTTATAGTACGATTCGTTTAGACATTCGTAAGATCGAGACCTTAAAGGAAAAGGAAGAAGCCACAGGAAACAGGGTACGTGTAAAAGTTGTAAAAAACAAAATGGCACCTCCTTTCCGTCAGGCGGAATTCGACATAATCTTTAATAGTGGAATCAGCAGAGAAAGTTCTCTCGTTGACTTAGCGGTAAAACACGACATTATTAGCAAATCCGGGGCCTGGTATTCCTATAATACGGAAAAGATAGGCCAAGGTAAAGAAGCCGCTAAAGAATATCTAAAAGCGAATCCTGAGACTGCCTTCCAAATAGAGAATATGGTAAGAGATCTGAATGGATTACCTCCTTTAGCAGCTGACGGAAAACTACCACCTGCTCAACCGTCAGAAGAAGTCCAAAAAGCAGCAGGCTAA
- a CDS encoding HIT family protein, whose product MAQKTLVVSSDCPICSVLRGAKIPGLIHQNSSFIVRHAPEDKKIPGYLYIEPISHREKYSDWDPKEFKDLGETLSFATDWIQKKYSPPKIYTVLIAEKVAHMHFHLVPRYEEVKGPEYIRLALEGLASAPVGIPFPKFE is encoded by the coding sequence ATGGCCCAAAAGACATTAGTCGTTTCTTCAGATTGTCCCATTTGTTCCGTACTACGTGGTGCAAAGATCCCAGGTTTAATTCATCAAAATTCTTCTTTTATCGTCCGCCACGCTCCCGAAGATAAAAAAATCCCAGGTTATCTATATATAGAACCGATTTCCCATAGAGAAAAATACTCAGACTGGGACCCTAAAGAATTCAAGGATCTAGGAGAGACACTTTCTTTCGCAACGGATTGGATCCAAAAGAAGTATTCTCCTCCTAAAATTTATACCGTATTGATCGCCGAAAAAGTGGCCCATATGCATTTTCATCTAGTTCCTAGATACGAAGAAGTCAAAGGACCAGAGTACATTCGATTAGCATTGGAAGGTTTGGCCTCGGCTCCGGTCGGGATACCTTTCCCTAAATTCGAATGA
- a CDS encoding TldD/PmbA family protein, which translates to MNQSNIETLIDAGKKRKADFVEIYEEESRNSSIALRDQKIEQSLAATDYGIGIRLVYGTDVLYAYTSNDDQEHLLSLIHLLADSRGEVANNSGAFTLPGDVSKYSFSKNIHDPRKVPPFRRLELLQTADSIARKVSSKIIQVGVSASDIVTNVLIANSEGLWVEDLRVRSRFFLSVTAENKGERFVASESPGALKGFEFFEKLAVEDIARKAGERALFMLDAGYIEGKKMPVVMGNGFGGVIFHEACGHPLETEAIRKKSSPFVGKLGESIAQSCLTAYDDGTIEEQYGSLKVDDEGMPTQKTLLIENGILKAYLADRIGSMETGSPRTGSGRRESYQYAPVSRMRNTYIEAGKDSLDEMFASVDFGLYAKRMGGGSVNPATGEFNFAVEEGYVIRNGKISEPVRGATLIGKGHEILPKISMVGNDLELAAGTCGASSGSIPVTVGQPSLKVDEILVGGR; encoded by the coding sequence ATGAATCAATCCAATATAGAAACCCTGATCGACGCGGGTAAAAAAAGAAAAGCGGACTTTGTTGAAATTTATGAAGAAGAATCCAGAAATTCCTCCATCGCACTCAGAGACCAAAAAATAGAACAATCACTTGCCGCAACCGATTACGGAATCGGGATACGATTGGTATACGGGACCGATGTATTGTATGCGTATACAAGCAACGACGACCAAGAACATTTACTTTCTTTAATCCACTTATTAGCAGATTCTAGAGGAGAAGTGGCAAATAACTCCGGTGCATTCACACTTCCGGGCGATGTTTCCAAATATTCTTTTTCTAAGAATATACATGATCCTAGAAAAGTTCCTCCATTTAGAAGGTTGGAACTCCTACAAACTGCGGATTCTATAGCAAGAAAAGTTTCTTCTAAGATCATACAAGTTGGAGTAAGCGCTTCCGATATAGTTACAAATGTTCTGATCGCAAACTCGGAAGGACTTTGGGTAGAAGATCTGAGAGTCAGAAGCAGATTTTTCCTTTCTGTCACAGCTGAAAACAAAGGAGAAAGATTCGTAGCAAGCGAATCTCCGGGTGCTCTAAAAGGATTCGAATTTTTTGAAAAATTAGCTGTAGAAGATATAGCAAGAAAAGCGGGAGAACGAGCGCTCTTCATGTTGGACGCAGGCTATATAGAAGGTAAAAAAATGCCTGTGGTCATGGGCAACGGTTTCGGTGGAGTAATTTTCCATGAAGCCTGTGGTCATCCTTTAGAGACGGAAGCGATCCGTAAAAAATCTTCTCCTTTTGTAGGAAAACTAGGAGAGTCTATAGCTCAGTCCTGCCTGACAGCTTATGACGACGGAACGATAGAAGAGCAATATGGCTCTTTGAAAGTTGACGATGAGGGAATGCCTACACAAAAAACACTTCTGATTGAAAATGGAATTTTAAAAGCCTATCTTGCTGATAGGATCGGATCTATGGAAACTGGATCCCCCAGAACAGGAAGCGGTAGAAGAGAATCTTACCAATACGCACCGGTTTCTAGAATGAGAAACACTTATATCGAAGCAGGAAAGGACTCATTAGATGAGATGTTTGCCTCGGTGGATTTCGGTCTTTATGCAAAAAGAATGGGCGGCGGTTCCGTAAACCCCGCGACCGGAGAATTTAATTTTGCGGTGGAAGAAGGTTACGTTATCCGAAATGGAAAGATCTCCGAACCTGTCAGAGGAGCAACCTTGATCGGAAAAGGTCATGAAATTCTTCCTAAAATTTCCATGGTAGGAAACGACTTGGAATTGGCTGCAGGGACCTGTGGCGCTTCTTCCGGCTCTATCCCTGTTACTGTAGGACAACCTTCTCTGAAAGTGGATGAGATCCTAGTGGGGGGAAGATAA
- a CDS encoding TldD/PmbA family protein: protein MNLEQAAGFVLEEGKRYGIDSFDLIATDSEDIGIEVFKGRIVSTETSRSRGVGIRVLNNSRPGYSYSERFSKEALSQMVRDAMDQTEITDPLDMELPGPKVLAEVDLKHYNPELEKLDFAWMRELGQALDHASWESDKRVENVPHVGVGRSSTQSLIANSKGVYVKKESNVAYLGTGLVVAEGDIKKMGSYYRSGRDISQFDPSYIAKEAAYRGTELLGAKPLPSGVYTIVLGNRISPQIFGMFSSPYFADAVQKGSSRLVGKLGNEVASPVLSIYCEAHTPDYPGSRLVDAEGIPTSARTKVLENGVLKSYLYNLESAKKDNVAPTGHGVRSYSGRAGTSFSNMIVPLGNKTREELLASDTHCILVTKLEGGAGCSAVSGEISIGIQGIYYKNGKPEHAVDRITMNTNYFDLLHKIQGISNEYSDSYSSIKVPDVLISEIHVAG, encoded by the coding sequence ATGAATTTGGAACAAGCCGCCGGATTCGTATTGGAAGAAGGAAAACGTTACGGAATCGATTCCTTCGATCTGATCGCCACCGATTCAGAAGATATCGGAATTGAAGTATTTAAAGGAAGGATCGTTTCCACGGAAACTTCCCGCTCCAGAGGAGTGGGCATCCGAGTTCTGAACAATTCTCGTCCTGGATATTCTTACAGTGAACGTTTTAGCAAAGAAGCTCTTTCTCAAATGGTTAGAGATGCAATGGACCAGACTGAGATCACGGATCCTTTGGACATGGAATTACCGGGACCAAAAGTTTTGGCAGAAGTGGATCTAAAACATTATAATCCTGAATTAGAAAAATTGGATTTTGCTTGGATGAGAGAACTGGGACAAGCACTAGACCATGCTTCTTGGGAATCGGACAAAAGAGTAGAGAATGTTCCACATGTAGGTGTAGGAAGAAGTTCCACCCAAAGTTTGATAGCAAACTCAAAAGGTGTATACGTTAAAAAAGAATCGAATGTTGCCTATCTCGGAACAGGTCTTGTGGTAGCGGAAGGCGATATCAAGAAGATGGGGAGTTATTATCGTTCAGGAAGAGATATTTCCCAATTCGATCCATCCTATATTGCAAAAGAAGCGGCGTATAGAGGAACTGAACTTTTAGGGGCTAAGCCTCTCCCAAGCGGTGTGTATACCATCGTTTTAGGAAATCGTATCAGTCCCCAGATATTCGGAATGTTTTCTTCTCCTTATTTCGCGGATGCAGTCCAAAAAGGTTCTTCTCGTTTGGTCGGAAAACTAGGGAATGAAGTCGCATCTCCTGTATTAAGTATTTATTGTGAAGCTCATACTCCTGATTATCCAGGTTCACGTTTAGTAGATGCGGAAGGAATTCCTACATCGGCTCGCACCAAGGTCTTGGAGAACGGAGTCCTCAAATCTTACTTGTATAATTTAGAATCCGCCAAAAAGGACAATGTTGCTCCTACTGGCCACGGAGTTCGCTCTTATTCAGGAAGAGCCGGAACTTCTTTTTCCAATATGATCGTTCCTTTGGGGAATAAGACCAGAGAGGAACTTTTAGCTTCTGATACTCATTGTATTTTGGTGACCAAGTTGGAGGGGGGAGCAGGCTGCAGTGCGGTTTCCGGGGAAATTTCTATTGGGATCCAAGGTATCTATTATAAAAATGGAAAACCGGAACATGCAGTAGATCGGATCACAATGAATACGAACTATTTCGATCTGCTTCATAAGATCCAAGGGATTTCCAACGAATATTCTGACAGTTATTCTTCTATCAAGGTCCCTGATGTTTTGATCTCGGAAATTCACGTAGCAGGTTGA
- a CDS encoding AAA family ATPase gives MSEERNKPETYLLSKELEEAVQVAEITARPLLLKGEPGTGKSLLADYLSFKTKKKLYSWHVKSTSLAKEGLYFYDAVSRLNDSRFTEDKEKVRNIENYIRLGALGEAFSAEEHSVVLIDEIDKADIEFPNDLLLELDRMEFVIQETGRKIKAIHRPLTLITSNNEKELPAAFLRRCIFHYIDFPEPSFMADIVSSHFPKIESSLLKRALESFYVIRTMDDMKKKPGTSELLDWIQILIHMGAKLPEDGRIPYIGALVKNEEDLKLFR, from the coding sequence ATGTCGGAAGAAAGAAATAAGCCCGAAACATACTTACTTTCTAAAGAGTTGGAAGAAGCGGTCCAAGTAGCAGAGATCACAGCAAGACCCTTATTATTAAAGGGAGAGCCAGGAACAGGAAAATCACTTTTAGCGGATTATCTTTCCTTCAAGACTAAGAAAAAATTATATTCTTGGCATGTAAAATCCACCTCTCTTGCAAAGGAAGGTTTATATTTTTATGATGCGGTTTCCAGACTGAACGATTCCAGATTTACGGAAGATAAGGAGAAGGTACGCAATATCGAGAATTATATCCGATTGGGCGCCCTCGGTGAGGCATTCTCCGCAGAGGAACATTCTGTAGTCTTGATAGACGAGATAGATAAGGCAGATATAGAATTTCCGAACGACTTACTTTTAGAATTGGACAGAATGGAATTTGTCATCCAGGAAACCGGTCGTAAGATCAAGGCGATTCATAGGCCTTTGACTCTGATCACTTCCAATAATGAAAAAGAACTTCCTGCGGCATTTTTAAGAAGATGTATTTTTCATTATATAGATTTTCCAGAACCTTCCTTTATGGCCGATATTGTTTCTTCCCATTTTCCTAAGATTGAATCTTCCCTTTTGAAAAGGGCACTCGAGTCTTTCTATGTTATCCGCACCATGGATGATATGAAAAAAAAGCCGGGCACAAGCGAACTACTGGATTGGATCCAAATTCTAATTCATATGGGAGCAAAACTTCCGGAAGACGGAAGGATCCCTTATATAGGTGCTCTTGTGAAGAATGAAGAGGATCTGAAATTGTTCAGATAA
- a CDS encoding VWA containing CoxE family protein, which produces MFFPFFYRLKSSGVPISTVELLDFLKATEVLTRNKTFLSVHEFYRVSRLCLVKDVKYYDAFDLVFTELFGERGVLKESFRKEIMDWLSNIFENPNKLPPGMIPPEELWKEFLDRLQNQKGEHHGGNKWIGTGGSSPFGHSGVNPGGVRIGGEGGGKSAIFQAMERKYKDYRTDEQLDVRQIKIALKKLRNLRKEGIPEFHLPKTVDATCRNAGDPELVFDRTRKNGIKILLLMDTGGSMTPHAERVSKLFSAAHQMNHFKEFGHYYFHNSVYDSVYPKGDLRYPIPLKNLFKKHKDDTKLIIVGDAYMAPYELLDPSYGFYHSRFREESKLPEHPESGLDSFRRIKSHFSNTIWMNPEPKRYWDAPTIYELKKVFPMFFLSVDGLEDGIRELLGKR; this is translated from the coding sequence TTGTTTTTTCCGTTTTTCTACAGGCTGAAATCATCCGGAGTCCCGATCTCGACTGTGGAACTCCTGGATTTTCTAAAGGCGACTGAGGTTCTTACTAGAAACAAAACATTTCTTTCCGTTCACGAATTCTATAGAGTTTCCAGACTTTGTTTAGTAAAAGACGTTAAATATTACGATGCATTCGATCTTGTATTCACCGAACTTTTCGGAGAAAGAGGAGTTCTGAAAGAATCCTTTCGTAAAGAAATTATGGATTGGCTTTCTAATATATTCGAAAATCCGAATAAACTCCCTCCGGGTATGATCCCTCCAGAAGAACTCTGGAAAGAGTTTTTGGACCGACTCCAGAACCAAAAAGGGGAACATCATGGTGGGAACAAATGGATCGGCACAGGGGGAAGTTCTCCTTTCGGTCATTCCGGAGTAAATCCCGGCGGAGTTCGGATCGGAGGAGAAGGCGGTGGAAAGTCAGCGATTTTCCAGGCAATGGAAAGGAAATATAAGGACTATAGAACTGACGAACAGTTGGATGTTCGACAGATCAAAATTGCGCTCAAAAAACTCAGGAATTTAAGAAAGGAAGGGATCCCTGAATTTCATCTTCCTAAAACAGTGGATGCTACCTGTAGAAATGCGGGAGATCCGGAACTTGTATTTGATCGTACGAGAAAGAACGGGATTAAAATATTACTTTTAATGGATACAGGAGGGAGTATGACTCCTCATGCCGAAAGAGTAAGTAAACTTTTTTCGGCTGCCCATCAAATGAATCATTTCAAGGAATTCGGACATTATTATTTTCACAATTCAGTTTACGATTCAGTTTACCCTAAGGGAGACCTCAGATATCCTATCCCTCTAAAAAATCTTTTTAAAAAACATAAGGATGATACCAAACTGATCATAGTGGGAGACGCTTACATGGCTCCTTATGAACTTTTGGATCCTTCCTACGGATTTTATCATTCCAGGTTTAGGGAGGAATCCAAACTGCCAGAACATCCTGAATCCGGTTTGGACAGCTTCAGAAGGATCAAGTCCCATTTTAGTAATACGATTTGGATGAATCCTGAACCTAAAAGATACTGGGATGCGCCTACTATCTACGAACTTAAAAAAGTATTTCCAATGTTTTTTCTGAGTGTAGACGGATTAGAAGACGGGATCCGAGAACTTTTAGGAAAAAGATAA
- a CDS encoding YceI family protein, with the protein MSFILRFLILFLLSISSTFSEELKLQESQINFIAIHPFKTVYGKCSGTTVSPTSLTVSGNSLQIPKLIKIEIPLSEIKSGDENRDEHIIESLGYPTITSISFTSTSITAKDNEWTITGNLTVKGKTKSIKSIASIQREGQETILSGKFQVLMSDFDVERPSLLFATAKDEVSIEYRFLLKP; encoded by the coding sequence GTGTCTTTTATTTTACGTTTTTTGATCTTGTTTTTATTAAGTATCTCTTCCACTTTTTCGGAAGAATTGAAGCTACAAGAATCTCAGATCAATTTTATAGCAATCCATCCTTTCAAAACCGTTTATGGAAAATGTTCCGGAACCACGGTAAGTCCTACAAGTTTGACTGTCAGCGGCAACAGCTTACAAATCCCTAAACTTATAAAAATAGAGATTCCACTTTCAGAGATTAAATCCGGGGACGAGAATAGGGACGAACATATTATAGAATCTTTAGGATATCCTACGATCACCAGTATCAGCTTTACGAGCACTTCCATTACTGCAAAAGATAACGAATGGACGATCACTGGAAACTTGACAGTCAAAGGAAAAACCAAATCGATCAAGTCAATTGCAAGTATCCAGAGAGAAGGACAAGAAACAATTCTCTCAGGGAAATTCCAAGTTTTGATGAGCGATTTTGATGTGGAAAGACCTAGTCTATTATTTGCAACGGCAAAGGACGAGGTTAGTATAGAATATAGATTTCTTCTAAAACCTTAA
- a CDS encoding SprT-like domain-containing protein, with the protein MPEKELESFSVPDPSPDRNWEELLVSVWDSLKGRSRRFKDSQVRSVELKFYPYRNGNHSVSYHNGILAAKFHTSLMDAEEETILSFLSLLISKLLGLKPKQIWKEEVAEFLNSLPESGTGNFKKLRENGVAYDLKAILERISSFYFPKMDPKLLSIGWADRLGKRRLGSYEKRNMNIRISPILDHKNVPIYVLEHVVHHEILHHILPTRIKNGQNSIHSPEFKRKEKEYVRYREAINWLKMEYPKFLIRHQKEIGLRLRSEFYG; encoded by the coding sequence ATGCCAGAAAAAGAATTAGAGAGTTTTTCGGTTCCTGACCCTAGCCCCGACAGGAACTGGGAAGAACTTCTGGTTTCCGTTTGGGATTCTTTAAAAGGTAGGTCCAGGCGTTTCAAAGATAGTCAGGTCCGTTCCGTAGAACTCAAATTTTATCCCTACAGAAACGGAAATCACTCTGTATCTTATCATAACGGGATCTTAGCAGCCAAATTTCATACTTCCTTAATGGACGCGGAAGAAGAAACAATCCTCTCTTTTCTCTCATTACTGATTTCTAAATTATTGGGACTCAAACCGAAACAGATCTGGAAGGAAGAAGTGGCGGAGTTCTTGAATTCTCTTCCCGAATCCGGGACCGGGAATTTCAAAAAATTAAGGGAAAACGGCGTTGCTTACGATCTGAAAGCAATCTTAGAAAGAATTTCTTCTTTCTATTTTCCTAAAATGGATCCAAAACTCCTATCCATCGGCTGGGCGGATCGCCTTGGAAAAAGAAGATTGGGTAGTTACGAAAAACGGAATATGAATATACGTATCAGCCCGATCCTGGATCATAAAAACGTTCCTATCTATGTTTTGGAACATGTGGTCCATCACGAAATCCTACATCATATACTTCCTACAAGGATCAAAAACGGCCAAAATTCCATTCATAGCCCCGAATTCAAACGTAAGGAAAAAGAATACGTTAGATACCGCGAGGCGATAAATTGGTTGAAAATGGAATATCCTAAGTTCTTAATAAGACATCAAAAAGAAATCGGTCTTAGGCTTAGATCAGAATTTTACGGATAA
- a CDS encoding ATP-dependent helicase, whose product MSASLESLNEKQKEAIETLNGPVLVIAGAGTGKTKTIVHRLSKLVESGIPAENILLLTFTRKAAREMLSRAVSLLDKRCARVHGGTFHSFGSHILRKYAPVLGFSSQFSVLDESDTSDIFQLLRTEGEYAKQKSRFPSNDTLISLHSSIINRGKSLEELLEAEYPKFLDQESAVRKIFQEYGDYKKQRSLLDYDDLLTYTRDLLNKNETVRKKISEQYKYIMVDEFQDTNQIQAHITCLLALDHENILVVGDDAQSVYSFRGADVNGIFNFPKLFPKTKTIYLERNYRSTPSILNLANVVLSNFREKYEKYLYTKNEDFQKPALVGFSDELEEAEGIADLILERREDGIPLKEIAVLFRSGWNSNQLELVLSQRNIPFLKFGGKKFVESAHAKDYLSLLKIRENKTDSVSWLRVLLLLPGIGASKARSILTDLEKSGGNLEKIVSESKGATASYLKELYDLTNDSEKDLKKLLSNFIDYYSPLLEKKYDDYKRRLEDLNAFLTLSQKYETLHEFLVDMSLEGPSRSLDKISPEEEDERLVLSTVHSSKGLEFDTVVILNVSEGSFPSGRGEKNLEEERRLFYVGITRAKKKLVLTYPQISQQKNTQYFNRVSRFIEEIREPEKVLDKSFIVKKEESSNPSSSQKNQNQDESDARKRIREFFGS is encoded by the coding sequence ATGAGTGCGTCCTTAGAGTCACTTAACGAAAAACAAAAGGAAGCTATCGAGACCCTAAACGGCCCGGTTTTAGTGATCGCCGGTGCCGGAACGGGAAAAACAAAAACAATCGTTCACAGACTTTCCAAATTAGTTGAATCCGGCATTCCCGCCGAAAACATCTTACTTCTAACATTCACTCGAAAAGCGGCAAGAGAAATGCTCTCCAGAGCGGTATCTCTACTGGATAAACGTTGCGCCCGTGTTCACGGAGGTACGTTCCATTCTTTCGGAAGTCATATTCTCAGAAAGTACGCACCAGTGCTCGGATTTTCCTCCCAGTTTTCTGTCTTAGATGAGTCGGACACTTCTGATATATTCCAACTTTTAAGAACAGAGGGAGAATATGCCAAACAGAAGTCCAGGTTTCCTTCCAATGACACTTTGATCTCTCTTCATTCGTCCATCATCAATCGAGGAAAATCTTTAGAAGAACTTTTAGAAGCTGAATATCCTAAGTTTTTGGACCAAGAATCTGCTGTTCGTAAAATTTTCCAAGAGTACGGAGATTACAAAAAACAAAGATCTCTATTAGATTATGATGATCTTTTGACGTACACAAGAGACCTTCTGAACAAGAATGAAACCGTTCGCAAAAAGATCTCAGAACAGTACAAATATATTATGGTGGATGAGTTCCAGGATACAAACCAGATCCAGGCTCATATCACTTGCCTACTCGCATTAGATCATGAAAACATTTTGGTAGTAGGAGATGATGCCCAAAGTGTATATTCCTTCCGGGGAGCTGATGTAAACGGAATATTCAATTTTCCGAAACTGTTTCCCAAAACTAAAACGATCTATTTAGAAAGAAATTACAGAAGCACCCCATCCATTTTAAATCTGGCAAATGTGGTCCTTTCTAATTTTAGGGAAAAATACGAGAAATACCTATACACCAAAAACGAAGACTTTCAAAAACCTGCACTCGTCGGATTTTCAGACGAGTTAGAAGAAGCGGAAGGGATTGCCGATCTTATATTAGAAAGAAGAGAAGACGGTATTCCATTAAAGGAAATAGCAGTTCTATTTAGATCCGGCTGGAATTCAAACCAACTGGAACTAGTATTGTCCCAGAGAAATATCCCATTCTTAAAATTCGGCGGAAAAAAATTCGTAGAGAGCGCTCATGCAAAGGATTATCTTTCTCTTCTAAAAATTAGGGAAAATAAGACTGACTCTGTTTCTTGGCTGAGAGTTTTACTTCTTCTTCCAGGAATCGGTGCCTCAAAGGCAAGATCCATTCTGACAGATTTGGAGAAATCGGGCGGAAATCTGGAAAAGATCGTTTCCGAATCGAAAGGTGCTACTGCATCCTATTTAAAAGAATTATATGATCTGACCAACGACTCGGAAAAAGATCTAAAAAAACTTTTAAGCAATTTTATAGATTATTATTCTCCATTACTTGAAAAGAAATATGATGATTATAAAAGAAGATTAGAAGACCTGAATGCATTTTTAACTCTTTCTCAAAAATACGAAACTCTACATGAGTTTTTGGTGGATATGAGTTTAGAAGGACCTAGTCGAAGCTTAGACAAAATTTCTCCTGAGGAAGAAGACGAAAGATTGGTTCTATCCACGGTCCATTCTTCCAAAGGATTGGAATTCGATACTGTTGTAATATTGAATGTATCAGAAGGTTCTTTTCCTTCCGGAAGAGGAGAAAAAAACTTAGAAGAAGAAAGAAGATTATTTTATGTGGGAATCACAAGAGCTAAAAAGAAATTAGTACTCACCTACCCTCAGATCTCTCAACAGAAAAATACACAGTATTTTAATCGAGTTTCCAGATTTATAGAAGAGATCAGAGAACCTGAAAAAGTATTAGATAAAAGTTTTATCGTTAAAAAAGAAGAATCCTCTAATCCTTCTTCTTCTCAAAAAAACCAAAACCAAGACGAGTCAGATGCCAGAAAAAGAATTAGAGAGTTTTTCGGTTCCTGA